In Amycolatopsis sp. EV170708-02-1, the following are encoded in one genomic region:
- the rplF gene encoding 50S ribosomal protein L6, whose protein sequence is MSRIGKLPVAVPSGVKVTIDGQQIKVEGPKGTLEHTIAEPITVEQAENGTLEVKRPDEERTSRALHGLTRTLVNNLVVGVTEGYEKKLEIHGVGYRVQAKGSDLEFALGYSHPVKIEAPEGITFKVETPTRFSVSGIDKQKVGQIAAVIRKLRRPDPYKGKGLRYEGEKIRRKVGKTGK, encoded by the coding sequence ATGTCACGCATTGGAAAGCTGCCGGTCGCCGTCCCCTCCGGGGTCAAGGTGACCATCGACGGTCAGCAGATCAAGGTCGAGGGGCCCAAGGGCACCCTCGAGCACACCATCGCCGAGCCCATCACCGTCGAGCAGGCCGAAAACGGCACGCTCGAGGTCAAGCGGCCCGACGAGGAGCGCACCAGCCGTGCCCTGCACGGTCTCACCCGGACGCTGGTCAACAACCTCGTCGTCGGTGTGACCGAGGGCTACGAGAAGAAGCTCGAGATCCACGGTGTCGGTTACCGCGTGCAGGCCAAGGGCTCGGACCTCGAGTTCGCCCTCGGCTACAGCCACCCGGTGAAGATCGAGGCGCCGGAAGGCATCACCTTCAAGGTCGAGACCCCCACCCGGTTCTCGGTCTCGGGCATCGACAAGCAGAAGGTCGGCCAGATCGCCGCGGTCATCCGCAAGCTGCGCCGCCCGGACCCGTACAAGGGCAAGGGCCTGCGCTACGAGGGTGAGAAGATCCGCCGCAAGGTCGGAAAGACGGGTAAGTGA
- the rpsH gene encoding 30S ribosomal protein S8, protein MTMTDPIADFLTRLRNANSAYHDEVVLPHSKIKANIAEILKREGYISGYRDEPGEKHKNLVVELKYGPNRERSIAGLRRVSKPGLRVYAKSTELPSVLGGLGVAIISTSSGLQTDRQAKRNSVGGEVLAYVW, encoded by the coding sequence ATGACGATGACCGACCCCATCGCAGACTTCTTGACCCGTCTGCGTAACGCGAACTCGGCGTACCACGACGAGGTCGTGCTTCCCCACTCGAAGATCAAGGCGAACATCGCCGAGATCCTCAAGCGCGAGGGTTACATCTCGGGCTACCGCGACGAGCCGGGCGAGAAGCACAAGAACCTCGTCGTGGAGCTGAAGTACGGCCCCAACCGTGAGCGCAGCATCGCCGGCCTTCGCCGCGTGTCCAAGCCCGGTCTGCGGGTCTACGCAAAATCGACCGAACTGCCGTCGGTTCTCGGTGGCCTCGGCGTCGCGATCATCTCGACGTCGTCCGGCCTCCAGACCGACCGTCAGGCCAAGCGAAACAGCGTGGGCGGCGAAGTCCTCGCCTACGTCTGGTAA
- a CDS encoding type Z 30S ribosomal protein S14 gives MAKKALVHKAAKTPKFKVRGYTRCQRCGRPHSVFRKFGLCRICLREMAHAGELPGVRKSSW, from the coding sequence ATGGCCAAGAAAGCACTGGTCCACAAGGCCGCGAAGACGCCGAAGTTCAAGGTTCGCGGTTACACGCGCTGCCAGCGGTGCGGTCGCCCGCACTCGGTGTTCCGCAAGTTCGGGCTCTGCCGGATCTGCCTTCGCGAGATGGCACACGCGGGCGAGCTGCCCGGCGTCCGCAAGTCCAGCTGGTAA
- the rplE gene encoding 50S ribosomal protein L5 — protein sequence MTTAEKIAPRLKVRYREEIKGQLQEEFSFENVHQIPGVVKVVVNMGVGDAARDSKLIEGAIRDLAAITGQKPEVRKARKSIAQFKLREGQPIGARVTLRNDRMWEFLDRLLTIALPRIRDFRGLSPKQFDGNGNYTFGLNEQSMFHEIDPDAIDRPRGMDVTVVTTANTDDEGRALLRKLGFPFKEN from the coding sequence ATGACCACCGCAGAGAAGATCGCCCCGCGCCTCAAGGTGCGGTACCGCGAGGAGATCAAGGGACAGCTCCAGGAGGAGTTCTCCTTCGAGAACGTCCACCAGATCCCGGGCGTCGTCAAGGTCGTCGTGAACATGGGTGTCGGAGACGCCGCCCGTGACAGCAAGCTGATCGAAGGCGCCATCCGCGACCTGGCCGCGATCACCGGGCAGAAGCCCGAGGTTCGCAAGGCTCGCAAGTCCATCGCGCAGTTCAAGCTGCGTGAGGGCCAGCCGATCGGTGCGCGCGTCACGCTGCGCAACGACCGCATGTGGGAGTTCCTCGACCGGCTGCTGACCATCGCGCTGCCGCGTATCCGTGACTTCCGCGGGCTTTCGCCGAAGCAGTTCGACGGCAACGGCAACTACACGTTCGGTCTCAACGAGCAGTCCATGTTCCACGAGATCGACCCGGACGCCATCGACCGCCCGCGCGGTATGGACGTCACTGTCGTCACCACCGCCAACACCGACGACGAGGGCCGCGCGCTGCTTCGCAAGCTCGGCTTCCCGTTCAAGGAGAACTGA
- the rplX gene encoding 50S ribosomal protein L24 produces the protein MKVKKGDTVVVIAGKDKGAKGKVIQAYPERERVLVEGVNRIKKHTRISQTQRGAQSGGIVTQEAPIHVSNVMVVDSDGKPTRVGYRIGEDGKKVRVSRRNGKDI, from the coding sequence ATGAAGGTGAAGAAGGGCGACACGGTCGTCGTCATCGCCGGCAAGGACAAGGGTGCCAAGGGCAAGGTCATCCAGGCCTACCCCGAGCGCGAGCGCGTGCTGGTCGAGGGCGTCAACCGGATCAAGAAGCACACGCGGATCTCCCAGACCCAGCGCGGCGCGCAGTCCGGCGGCATCGTCACGCAGGAGGCGCCCATCCACGTCTCGAACGTGATGGTCGTCGACTCCGACGGCAAGCCGACCCGGGTGGGCTACCGCATCGGCGAGGACGGCAAGAAGGTCCGGGTCTCGCGCCGGAACGGTAAGGACATCTGA
- the rpsQ gene encoding 30S ribosomal protein S17, which produces MNKTIVVELEDRKKHRRYAKVLRSTSKVKVHDENNEAGVGDRVTLMETRPLSATKRWRLVQIVEKAK; this is translated from the coding sequence ATGAACAAGACGATCGTGGTCGAGCTCGAAGACCGCAAGAAGCACCGTCGTTACGCCAAGGTTCTCCGCAGCACCAGCAAGGTCAAGGTGCACGACGAGAACAACGAGGCGGGCGTCGGCGACCGGGTCACCCTGATGGAGACCCGCCCGCTGTCGGCGACCAAGCGCTGGCGTCTGGTGCAGATCGTGGAGAAGGCCAAGTAA
- the rpmC gene encoding 50S ribosomal protein L29, whose product MAKAGAAQASELRELTAEELVLRLKEYKEELFNLRFQMATGQLDNNRRLRTVRTDIARIYTVMRERELGLSVSPDAESEGAA is encoded by the coding sequence ATGGCGAAGGCAGGTGCCGCCCAGGCATCGGAGCTGCGTGAGCTCACCGCGGAAGAGCTCGTTCTGCGTCTGAAGGAATACAAGGAGGAGCTCTTCAACCTCCGCTTCCAGATGGCGACCGGACAGCTCGACAACAACCGCCGTCTGCGCACCGTCCGCACGGACATCGCGCGGATCTACACGGTCATGCGCGAGCGTGAACTCGGCCTGTCCGTTTCCCCTGACGCCGAGAGTGAAGGTGCCGCATGA
- the rplP gene encoding 50S ribosomal protein L16, which produces MLIPRRVKHRKQHSPKRHGAAKGGTKVNFGEYGIQALEHSYVTNRQIESARIAMTRHIKRGGKVWTTIYPDRPLTKKPAETRMGSGKGSPEWWIANVKPGRVMFEISFPNEETAREALRRAIHKLPMKCRIVTREGGEF; this is translated from the coding sequence GTGCTCATCCCGCGCAGGGTCAAGCACCGGAAGCAGCACTCCCCGAAGCGCCACGGTGCCGCCAAGGGCGGTACGAAGGTGAACTTCGGCGAGTACGGCATCCAGGCGCTTGAGCACAGCTACGTGACCAACCGGCAGATCGAGTCCGCTCGTATCGCCATGACGCGTCACATCAAGCGTGGCGGCAAGGTGTGGACGACCATCTACCCGGACCGCCCGCTGACCAAGAAGCCGGCGGAAACCCGCATGGGTTCCGGTAAGGGTTCGCCCGAGTGGTGGATCGCCAACGTGAAGCCGGGCCGCGTGATGTTCGAGATCTCGTTCCCGAACGAGGAGACCGCCCGTGAGGCGCTCCGTCGCGCGATCCACAAGCTGCCCATGAAGTGCCGCATCGTGACCCGTGAAGGTGGTGAGTTCTGA
- the rpsC gene encoding 30S ribosomal protein S3, which produces MGQKINPHGFRLGITTDWKSRWYADKQYAEYVAEDVKIRKLLSTGMERAGISKVEIERTRDRVRVDIHTARPGIVIGRRGAEADRIRGALEKLTAKQVQLNILEVKNPEADAQLVAQGVAEQLSNRVAFRRAMRKAIQTSMRSPQVKGIRVQCGGRLGGAEMSRSEHYRDGRVPLHTLRADIDYGFFEAKTTFGRIGVKVWIYKGELVGGLKAKEARDAAAAAERAPRRDRGDRPSRPRRSGSSGTTPTSTEAGRAAAAAKSDDAPKGGTATEAPAAETAEKTEG; this is translated from the coding sequence GTGGGCCAGAAGATCAACCCGCACGGCTTCCGCCTGGGTATCACCACGGACTGGAAGTCGCGTTGGTACGCCGACAAGCAGTACGCGGAGTACGTGGCCGAGGACGTCAAGATCCGGAAGCTGCTGTCCACGGGCATGGAGCGCGCCGGGATCTCCAAGGTCGAGATCGAGCGCACCCGTGACCGGGTCCGCGTCGACATCCACACCGCCCGGCCGGGCATCGTCATCGGCCGTCGCGGCGCGGAGGCCGACCGCATCCGCGGCGCGCTGGAGAAGCTGACCGCCAAGCAGGTCCAGCTGAACATCCTCGAGGTCAAGAACCCCGAGGCCGACGCCCAGCTCGTCGCCCAGGGTGTCGCGGAGCAGCTGAGCAACCGTGTGGCGTTCCGCCGCGCGATGCGCAAGGCGATCCAGACCTCCATGCGTTCGCCGCAGGTCAAGGGCATCCGCGTGCAGTGCGGCGGTCGTCTCGGCGGTGCCGAGATGTCCCGCTCCGAGCACTACCGCGATGGCCGCGTCCCGCTGCACACGCTGCGCGCCGACATCGACTACGGCTTCTTCGAGGCCAAGACGACGTTCGGTCGCATCGGCGTGAAGGTGTGGATCTACAAGGGCGAGCTCGTGGGTGGCCTCAAGGCCAAGGAGGCGCGTGACGCCGCCGCGGCCGCCGAGCGCGCCCCGCGCCGTGACCGTGGTGACCGCCCGTCCCGACCGCGCCGTTCCGGCTCGTCGGGCACGACGCCGACCTCGACCGAAGCCGGCCGGGCGGCCGCCGCCGCGAAGAGCGACGACGCCCCCAAGGGTGGCACCGCCACCGAGGCCCCGGCTGCTGAGACTGCAGAAAAGACGGAGGGCTGA
- the rplV gene encoding 50S ribosomal protein L22, with product MNAQNDVAEALPTAYARARFVRDSPTKVRRVIELIKGRSAADALAVLQFAPQAASEPVAKVLASAVANAENNLDLDPDTLWVKNAYADEGPTLKRIRPRAQGRAYRIRKRTSHITVEVESRPKAEAKKAQGKKKAGGR from the coding sequence ATGAACGCCCAGAACGACGTGGCCGAGGCTTTGCCGACGGCTTACGCGCGGGCTCGCTTCGTCCGGGACTCGCCTACCAAGGTGCGCCGGGTGATCGAGCTGATCAAGGGACGTAGCGCCGCCGACGCCTTGGCCGTGCTCCAGTTCGCCCCGCAGGCGGCAAGCGAGCCGGTCGCGAAGGTGCTCGCCAGCGCCGTGGCCAACGCCGAGAACAACCTCGATCTCGACCCGGACACCCTCTGGGTCAAGAACGCCTACGCCGACGAGGGCCCGACCCTCAAGCGCATCCGTCCGCGGGCCCAGGGCCGCGCGTACCGGATCCGCAAGCGGACCAGCCACATCACCGTCGAGGTGGAGTCGCGTCCCAAGGCCGAGGCCAAGAAGGCACAGGGCAAGAAGAAGGCAGGTGGCCGGTAG
- the rpsS gene encoding 30S ribosomal protein S19 produces MPRSLKKGPFVDDHLLKKVDALNESGKKTVIKTWSRRSTIIPDFLGHTIAVHDGRKHVPVFVTEAMVGHKLGEFAPTRTFKGHIKDDRKSRRR; encoded by the coding sequence ATGCCACGTAGCCTCAAAAAGGGCCCCTTCGTGGACGACCACCTGCTCAAGAAGGTGGACGCTCTCAACGAGTCGGGCAAGAAGACCGTGATCAAGACGTGGTCGCGTCGCTCCACGATCATCCCGGATTTCCTGGGTCACACGATCGCGGTGCACGACGGCCGCAAGCACGTCCCGGTGTTCGTCACCGAGGCGATGGTGGGTCACAAGTTGGGCGAATTCGCGCCGACTCGGACCTTCAAGGGCCACATCAAGGACGACCGCAAGTCGCGCCGCCGCTGA
- the rplB gene encoding 50S ribosomal protein L2 — MGIRKYKPTTPGRRGSSVSDFAEITRSTPEKSLLRPLSKSGGRNSSGKITTRHKGGGHKRAYRLIDFRRNDKDGVPAKVAHIEYDPNRSARIALLHYADGEKRYIIAPEKLKQGDTVENGPRADIKPGNNLPLRNIPVGTVIHAIELRPGGGAKMARSAGAKVQLVAKDGPYAQLRLPSGEIRNVDVRNRATIGEVGNSEHSNINWGKAGRNRWRGKRPTVRGVVMNPVDHPHGGGEGKTSGGRHPVNPNGKPEGRTRRRKASDAMIVRRRRTGKKR; from the coding sequence ATGGGCATCCGCAAGTACAAGCCGACGACCCCGGGTCGTCGCGGTTCCAGCGTCTCCGACTTCGCCGAGATCACTCGGTCCACCCCGGAGAAGTCGCTGCTGCGTCCGCTGAGCAAGTCCGGCGGCCGTAACTCCAGCGGCAAGATCACCACCCGGCACAAGGGCGGTGGCCACAAGCGCGCGTACCGGCTGATCGACTTCCGCCGGAACGACAAGGACGGCGTTCCCGCCAAGGTCGCGCACATCGAGTACGACCCCAACCGGTCCGCTCGTATCGCGCTCCTGCACTACGCCGACGGCGAGAAGCGCTACATCATCGCCCCGGAGAAGCTCAAGCAGGGTGACACGGTCGAGAACGGCCCCCGTGCCGACATCAAGCCGGGTAACAACCTGCCGCTGCGCAACATCCCGGTCGGCACCGTGATCCACGCGATCGAGCTCCGCCCCGGTGGCGGCGCGAAGATGGCGCGGTCCGCCGGTGCCAAGGTGCAGCTGGTGGCGAAGGACGGGCCGTACGCCCAGCTTCGTCTCCCGTCGGGCGAGATCCGCAACGTCGACGTGCGCAACCGCGCCACCATCGGCGAGGTCGGCAACTCCGAGCACTCGAACATCAACTGGGGCAAGGCGGGCCGTAACCGCTGGCGCGGCAAGCGTCCCACCGTCCGTGGTGTCGTCATGAACCCGGTCGACCACCCGCACGGTGGTGGTGAGGGTAAGACCTCCGGTGGTCGCCACCCGGTGAACCCGAACGGTAAGCCCGAAGGCCGCACCCGCCGCCGCAAGGCTTCCGACGCCATGATCGTCCGCCGCCGGCGTACCGGCAAGAAGCGCTGA
- the rplW gene encoding 50S ribosomal protein L23 — protein MSAIAIPDPRDILLAPVISEKSYGLLEDHKYTFIVRPDANKTQIKIAVEKVFGVKVVSVNTANRQGKRKRTRAGFGKRKDTKRAIVTLSAESKPIEIFGGPTA, from the coding sequence GTGAGTGCGATCGCCATCCCCGATCCCCGCGACATCTTGCTCGCGCCGGTGATCTCCGAGAAGTCCTACGGGCTGCTCGAGGACCACAAGTACACGTTCATCGTCCGCCCGGACGCCAACAAGACCCAGATCAAGATCGCGGTCGAGAAGGTGTTCGGCGTCAAGGTGGTCAGCGTCAACACGGCCAACCGCCAGGGCAAGCGTAAGCGGACTCGCGCCGGCTTCGGCAAGCGCAAGGACACCAAGCGCGCCATCGTGACTCTTTCGGCTGAGAGCAAGCCGATCGAGATCTTCGGCGGACCCACCGCGTAA
- the rplD gene encoding 50S ribosomal protein L4 has protein sequence MTSVELKTPAGKADGTVELPSEIFDVQANVPLMHQVVVAQLAAARQGTHDTKTRGEVRGGGKKPYRQKGTGRARQGSTRAPQFVGGGVVHGPTPRDYTQRTPKKMKAAALRGALSDRARAGQLHVITELVTGEKPSTKSAKAAIAAVTQAKRVLVVLHRDDELSWNSVRNLAEVHIITPDQLNTYDVLVNDDVVFTKAAYDVFVAGPVRGKGAKASARSSEVEGSDEQ, from the coding sequence ATGACCAGCGTCGAGCTGAAGACCCCGGCCGGTAAAGCCGACGGCACGGTCGAGCTCCCCTCGGAGATCTTCGACGTGCAGGCCAACGTGCCCCTCATGCACCAGGTCGTGGTGGCCCAGCTGGCCGCCGCTCGCCAGGGCACGCATGACACCAAGACCCGCGGTGAAGTCCGCGGTGGTGGCAAGAAGCCGTACCGCCAGAAGGGCACCGGCCGCGCCCGCCAGGGTTCGACCCGTGCGCCGCAGTTCGTCGGCGGTGGTGTCGTCCACGGCCCCACGCCGCGCGACTACACCCAGCGGACCCCGAAGAAGATGAAGGCCGCCGCCCTGCGTGGCGCCCTCTCCGACCGGGCCCGTGCCGGACAGCTGCACGTCATCACCGAACTGGTGACCGGCGAGAAGCCGTCCACCAAGTCCGCCAAGGCCGCCATCGCCGCGGTGACCCAGGCCAAGCGCGTTCTCGTGGTGCTGCACCGCGACGACGAGCTGAGCTGGAACTCCGTGCGCAACCTGGCCGAGGTCCACATCATCACGCCCGACCAGCTCAACACCTACGACGTGTTGGTCAACGACGACGTGGTGTTCACCAAGGCCGCTTACGACGTGTTCGTCGCCGGCCCCGTCCGGGGCAAGGGCGCGAAGGCTTCGGCTCGGTCGAGCGAGGTTGAAGGGAGTGACGAGCAGTGA
- the rplC gene encoding 50S ribosomal protein L3 — protein sequence MSDRQVKGILGTKLGMTQVFDENNRVVPVTVVQAGPNVVTQVRTQENDGYKAVQLAFGAVDPRRVNKPRTGHFDKASVTPRRYLAELRTTDAETYEVGQEITAEVFEAGIEVDVTGTSKGKGYAGVMKRHGFKGQGASHGAQAVHRKPGSIGGCATPGRVFKGLRMAGRMGNDRVTTQNLTVHAVRAEDGLLLIKGAVPGPKGGLLFVRSAAKGGN from the coding sequence ATGTCTGACAGGCAAGTGAAGGGCATCCTGGGCACCAAGCTCGGCATGACCCAGGTCTTCGACGAGAACAACCGGGTCGTCCCGGTGACCGTCGTGCAGGCCGGGCCGAACGTGGTCACCCAGGTTCGGACCCAGGAGAACGACGGCTACAAGGCCGTGCAGCTGGCTTTCGGCGCGGTCGACCCGCGTCGCGTGAACAAGCCGCGCACCGGCCACTTCGACAAGGCGAGCGTGACCCCGCGTCGTTACCTTGCGGAGCTGCGTACCACCGACGCCGAGACCTACGAGGTCGGCCAGGAGATCACCGCCGAGGTGTTCGAGGCCGGTATCGAGGTCGACGTGACCGGTACCAGCAAGGGCAAGGGCTACGCCGGTGTCATGAAGCGTCACGGCTTCAAGGGCCAGGGCGCGAGCCACGGTGCCCAGGCCGTGCACCGCAAGCCCGGCTCGATCGGTGGCTGCGCCACCCCGGGCCGCGTCTTCAAGGGCCTGCGCATGGCGGGCCGGATGGGCAACGACCGGGTCACCACGCAGAACCTGACCGTGCACGCGGTGCGTGCCGAGGACGGCCTGCTGCTGATCAAGGGCGCCGTGCCCGGTCCCAAGGGCGGCCTGCTGTTCGTTCGCAGCGCCGCGAAGGGTGGTAACTGA
- the rpsJ gene encoding 30S ribosomal protein S10, with protein sequence MAGQKIRIRLKAYDHEAIDTSARKIVETVTRTGARVVGPVPLPTEKNVYCVIRSPHKYKDSREHFEMRTHKRLIDILDPTPKTVDALMRIDLPASVDVNIQ encoded by the coding sequence ATGGCGGGACAGAAGATCCGCATCCGGCTCAAGGCCTACGACCACGAGGCGATCGACACCTCGGCACGCAAGATCGTCGAGACGGTCACGCGTACCGGCGCCCGTGTTGTCGGGCCGGTGCCGCTGCCCACCGAGAAGAACGTTTACTGCGTCATCCGCTCGCCGCACAAGTACAAGGACTCGCGCGAGCACTTCGAGATGCGCACGCACAAGCGTCTGATCGACATCCTCGACCCGACGCCGAAGACGGTCGACGCGCTCATGCGCATCGACCTGCCGGCGAGCGTCGACGTCAACATCCAGTAG
- the tuf gene encoding elongation factor Tu yields MAKAKFERTKPHVNIGTIGHVDHGKTTLTAAITKVLHDKYPELNTASAFDQIDNAPEEKQRGITINISHVEYQTEKRHYAHVDAPGHADYIKNMITGAAQMDGAILVVAATDGPMPQTREHVLLAKQVGVPYIVVALNKADMVDDEEILELVELEVRELLSSQDFPGDDAPVIKVSGLKALEGDAKWGESVLELMEAVDENVPDPVRELDKPFLMPIEDVFTITGRGTVVTGRIERGRVNVNEEVEIVGIKEKSTKTTVTGVEMFRKLLDTGEAGDNVGLLVRGIKREDVERGQVVVKPGTTTPHTEFEGSVYILSKDEGGRHTPFFNNYRPQFYFRTTDVTGVVTLKEGVEMVMPGDNTDISVVLIQPVAMDEGLRFAIREGGRTVGAGQVTKIIK; encoded by the coding sequence GTGGCGAAGGCGAAATTCGAGCGGACCAAGCCGCACGTCAACATCGGGACCATCGGTCACGTCGACCACGGTAAGACCACTCTGACCGCGGCGATCACCAAGGTTCTGCACGACAAGTACCCCGAGCTGAACACCGCTTCGGCGTTCGACCAGATCGACAACGCGCCGGAAGAGAAGCAGCGCGGTATCACGATCAACATCTCGCACGTCGAGTACCAGACCGAGAAGCGTCACTACGCTCACGTGGACGCCCCCGGTCACGCGGACTACATCAAGAACATGATCACCGGTGCGGCGCAGATGGACGGCGCGATCCTCGTGGTCGCGGCGACCGACGGCCCGATGCCGCAGACCCGTGAGCACGTGCTGCTCGCGAAGCAGGTCGGCGTGCCCTACATCGTGGTCGCGCTGAACAAGGCCGACATGGTCGACGACGAGGAGATCCTGGAGCTCGTCGAGCTCGAGGTCCGCGAGCTGCTGTCCTCCCAGGACTTCCCGGGTGACGACGCTCCGGTCATCAAGGTCTCCGGCCTGAAGGCCCTCGAGGGCGACGCCAAGTGGGGCGAGAGCGTTCTCGAGCTGATGGAAGCCGTCGACGAGAACGTGCCGGACCCGGTCCGCGAGCTCGACAAGCCGTTCCTCATGCCGATCGAGGACGTCTTCACCATCACCGGCCGTGGCACGGTCGTGACCGGTCGCATCGAGCGCGGCCGCGTCAACGTGAACGAAGAGGTCGAGATCGTCGGCATCAAGGAGAAGTCGACCAAGACCACCGTCACCGGTGTCGAGATGTTCCGCAAGCTGCTGGACACCGGCGAGGCGGGCGACAACGTCGGTCTGCTGGTGCGCGGTATCAAGCGCGAGGACGTCGAGCGCGGCCAGGTCGTCGTGAAGCCGGGCACCACCACCCCGCACACGGAGTTCGAGGGCTCGGTCTACATCCTGTCGAAGGACGAGGGTGGCCGTCACACCCCGTTCTTCAACAACTACCGCCCGCAGTTCTACTTCCGTACCACGGACGTGACCGGCGTCGTCACCCTCAAGGAGGGTGTCGAGATGGTCATGCCGGGCGACAACACGGACATCAGCGTCGTGCTGATCCAGCCGGTCGCCATGGACGAGGGTCTGCGTTTCGCCATCCGCGAGGGTGGTCGGACCGTCGGCGCCGGCCAGGTCACCAAGATCATCAAGTGA